The nucleotide window CCGCCCAACCGTGGCATCGCCAACCGGGCGTCGAGTCACATAACCCTTCGTCATTCCCGCGAAGGCGGGAATCCATCCGCGCTTGTCAATCGGCAACTGGCCATCCCGTTCGTGGTGAGCCAGTCGAACCACAACGGGAGCTCAACTGCCGCCGACCGAAACGCGCGGCCTAGAGCCCGATCACCTGCTCGTACAGCTCCACGATCTCGGCCTCGGAGGCCAGCCGGGGATTGTTGCCCGGACTGCCGCTGGCCAGCGCGTCGCGCGCCATCTTGGGCATGGCGCGACGAAAGGCCTCGCGATCGACGCCCCATGCGGCCAGCGTCGGCACCTCGACCTGGGCGCAGAGCTCCTCCACCATCCGCATGGCGCTCGCGGCGGCCGCTTCGTCCGTGTCGCCGGCGTCGGCCGCGCCCATGGCGCGCCCAATGTCGGCATAGCGCGCCACCGCTCCCGGAATGCTGAACGCCATCACCGCGGGCAGCAGCATGGCGTTTGAGAGCCCGTGCGGGACGTGGAACAGGGCGCCGATGGGCCGCGACATGCCGTGCACCAGCGCCACCGAGGCGTTGTGAAACGCCATGCCCGCGTGCAGCGAGCCCCGCGCCATCGCGTCGCGGGCCTCCAGGTCGTCCGGGCACTCATACGCCCGCACCAGCGACCCGGCGATGCGCTTGACGGCGTCGATGGCCAGCGCGTCGGTAAGGGGATAGCTCTTGCGGGAGACGTACGCCTCGATGGCGTGCGTCAGCGCGTCGAGCCCCGTCGAGGCCGTCACCCCCGGCGGCATGCTGATGGTCGGCGCGGGGTCGACGATGGCCGCCGCCGGCACCAGCTGCGCGCTCATCAGCAGCATCTTCACG belongs to Chloroflexota bacterium and includes:
- a CDS encoding iron-containing alcohol dehydrogenase; amino-acid sequence: MADMPQGRDFRVPPVIHVGEGALSRLPETLTDLGIQRAVLVTDRVLAGGPWMSVLQAYAAEAEVELTVDAALGAEPTTDDVDRALGHIRASDADGVIAFGGGSAIDTAKSAAVLAGNPGGLPDYEGYERIPRPGLPVIAIPTTAGTGAEVTRGVAVTDPVRDVKMLLMSAQLVPAAAIVDPAPTISMPPGVTASTGLDALTHAIEAYVSRKSYPLTDALAIDAVKRIAGSLVRAYECPDDLEARDAMARGSLHAGMAFHNASVALVHGMSRPIGALFHVPHGLSNAMLLPAVMAFSIPGAVARYADIGRAMGAADAGDTDEAAAASAMRMVEELCAQVEVPTLAAWGVDREAFRRAMPKMARDALASGSPGNNPRLASEAEIVELYEQVIGL